A stretch of DNA from Besnoitia besnoiti strain Bb-Ger1 chromosome II, whole genome shotgun sequence:
AAGGGCGGGTGCCTTTCGTGTCTCATAACTGTGCACTGTTGCCTTTGTCGTTCGCATATTTCTGCTGTGTTTCATCAGCCGCATCCCGATAGAGCACAGTCGTGCGTGAATCACAGGCTGAGTGGACTTCCGCATTTTCCAGCCGGAGGCACGCGAGCGTTCTAGCGGGGCCTGGTTCAGGACACACAGGCGGAATCTCAGAGACGCGAGCTAGCCTGGTGCCCTGTCTCTTACCGGTGCCTGTTTCCGATACGGCCCTTGACGAAACGTGTTGAGCTCTCCATATCTTAGTTGCTTGTTTTAGTGCTTGTGGTCTGGCATGATGGACGCAGCAAATTCGTGTAAGCGCTTCGTTTGTCTCGCATGGCTAGTCGCTGCGCTAGTCTTGCTGCGACTATgggcgaggggcgacgcTCTGCGTCCGTCATCCAATCATGGAAATAAGGGTGCTTTAAGTTTCGGCCTACTTCAGGATACTGGACAAGGAACATCGTCATGTGTTGGGTGCAAGAGGGCTTTCACCGCTCGTAGGCAACGTAGTGAACCGAATAGTGGTTCGTGGCTTGAGCAGAACGACGCTAAAGACAGAACATCCGCACAGCGGAGCCAGCCGTCAACGCGATGGGGCAAAATTGCACGCCTGTTCGGACTcaagagagcgagacggaaAGACAAAtcctcagcagctgctcgaAGACATCCTACACATGTTGGAAAGGGAATCATCCAACTTTTGCGACGTGCGAAAGCACTGTTTGACCGCAGCTTTTTACAACCCGTGAGGCGTTTTGGCACACGCATACGAAATTGGTTGCTAGGGAGGAGACCAGACGAAGTCCGGTTTCAAAAAAGTGAACCGGGGGACGTCTTGGTGGCCCGTCTGTTGGCCCACCTGTCACAACGTATTCAAGAGACACCGCTAGACCCTGACCTCTTCAAGCGGAACGCCGAGGAAGCTATCTCTAGATTCTACTGGCCTGAAGGTGTTCCGGTTGAAGTGATGTCAGAAGTGACAGGATCCAGAAGGGTGCTGGTGAGGGGTCCACTTGTTGGGAGGGGGGCATTCTCCCATGTATACCTGGCAAGAGACGCTGAAACGCAAGAGAAATTTGTTTTAAAGGTTGCAATTGAAGAGGCAAAACCCACAGCGGCGACATTCGATGAGCTGCACGCAGAAGCTGAAGCTTACAAGCTCTTTCCGGCCGTCAAGACGCCACAGGAAGCCCAGGAGAGGCTAAGGTTTATGGTGCCGAGCGACGTTGTCAAGATCCCGTCCGCGCCACCGTATGCGTACCACGGTCGCAAGAGGTCAAGAATTTGGGCTCTGAACTATTTTCTTGTTATGCCAAAAGGGGATGCAAACCTCTCACAACTGCTCGACGCATTTCTCCAAGACCACTCCCTCTCCACGGATACTGGGATCGGCCGTgttgcgcggctgcagctgacGTCCGCGGTTGTACGTTTAGTAGCGAATCTTCACGACCAGGGGTTCGTTCATGCTGACATCAAACCGCAGAACATGGTCGTCATGAAGGACGGACGCATGCTCCTAGCTGACTTCGGCTTTCTGAGAAAGCACAACTCTGTTGAAGAGCCGTGTGGCACTCTAGGGTACGTTGCTCCAGAACTCTTATCCGCCGGCCCAGTCAAGTTTCGGTATTCAGCTGATGCATGGGCCGTTGGCGCTACTCTATTTCGAATTTGGTGTGGTCAGTTCCCGGCGAAGGTATACAGGCGTCCGTGGCAACTAGGTCCCGAGGACTGCATGTCGCGTCCGCCTGAGCCCGTCGTGATCCTCATGGGGCAATTCCTACAAAAGGTTGAAAGGCGCAGGCTCCATCCCTTGGCAGCCATGCGAACCCCGCAGTTTCGTCAGATCAACGAAGAGGTGGAACGCGCTCTGATTGAGGAGAACCAACAAGATCTCTCAGGAATATCGGGAGGAGATGGTTCGATGACTGATATGGCAGCCACGCGACCCCGGCAGTTTCGTCAGATCAACGAAGACGTGGCAGGCGCTCCGGTTGAGGAGAACCAACAAGATCTCTCAGGAATATCGGGAGGCGATGGTTCGATGACCGATATGGCAGCCACGCGACCCCGGCAGTTTCGTCAGATCAACGAAGACGTGGCAGGCGCTCCGGTTGAGAAGAACCAACAAGATCTCTCAGGAATACCGGGAGGCGATGGTTCGATGACCGATACGGGAGCCATACGACCCCGGCAGTTTCGTCAGATCAACGAAGACGTGGCAGGCGCTCCGGTTGAGGAGAGCCAACAAGATCTCTCAGGAATATCGGTTGGAGATAGTTCGATGAGCGATATAGGTGCTGCAGGAGTGTGGCCAAAGGAATTCATAGGGAAAAAAGGTACTAGCAGAAGAAGGTTGAGCGAACGTAGCACAGACGACGGCGATAGCTGGCTAGTCTGGCAGAGGGACAGTCTGCCGAAGTGATTGCTATACCACAGACGGAATCCGCGATTCTCTGCCATATCTCCAAACGATCGAACTGCGAGAAATCTGAATTCGCCGCACCATTTGACTACGATATTCCGTCCACTCCTGGATTCCTGATCTCCAAATTATTCGTCGAAGGCATATGCAGGGGCTTGTGGAATTTGGTGTCCAGCCGCTCAGTCCACTTTAGGAAGCCTGGGAAAGAGAGGCATCAGTGAGGTTGACGAACTCTAAAATGGTTTCACGCCCGGGTGTAGGCACACTTGGGAGACATCGTGTTCCGTACTGTGCGATGCCAGCGGGCTATGAAGGTATTTTCGATCGCATGGCTTTTGTGCTGCGTAAGGACTGTTCATGCCAAAAATGGGCAGAAGCCCACCAGATACACATACGGATCTCTAAACTTTTGCATGACGCGCCAGTATACCACACAGTTGACACCCAATAATATACGTCGCCGCGCATGATTGCATTCGCAAAAGAAACATGTGATACCCCAGCACAGTCTCCTACCACTGCCGAGCGAGTCCCCATCAAAGCCATTGCCTTACAGCGCGGTTTGACATAGTCTGCATTCCGACCTAGCCGACTCTCTGTGTATCGTGCCGGTAACTGCGTATCTCATCAGCGGCCATCGGGAAATAAGTCGTTCTAGGTATCTTTCCACCGCAGAACCCTGCAGTTGCCAGCCCGTGTGAGTCAACAACACggaacctaatggtactagaaaataggagatcgcgttagttcttgggaaaacgacttccgaacccGACGAGCTACCAACCTGCTCTATCCCGTTTAATATTACATTAATTTTAAGAGCCAAGAGGGATGTTCCCAGATCCTCTTCGGTTCGAGGAGCCATCGTTCAGGCTCAACTCTGACATCATTTTGGGACTCGATATGCGGTAGAGCtacgctctctcgcctctgcagtgCTTGCATATTCACTACCACGCGCTTGCTCTTCAAATAAACAATTCGGGCAAACGGCTATGCACCCCGTTTTCACTATACATGTGCGCAGTGGATGCCCTGTCGACTCTGCGTGCTCATGTGACGAGCGTCAGCAGTGGCCTCACGCATTCTTTCGTCAGCCTTTTCAAGGCCGTCGGGCTCGAGTTCGGGGTTTGGTTGCGTACTGGTTGGCAGAGGTCGTGTATTCTTATGGGAAAAGATATACAGCCACTGACCCAGTTTCTCCGAGGGAGCTCCACGGGTAACAGCGGGGTGCTGCTCTCATGAAAATGCAACCAGATTGGATGTTGTGAAGCGAAAAACGTTTCTTGGgtgtcttccttctcttgcGTGCTGGCTGGCGAATCCTGGCCTTCAGTTCAACTAGATGCATCTCGCCATAAGGGGCGCATGCAATCTCGCGGGACGGGCTGGTAGGGGGCAACAACCCTTCACAATTTATCCAGGCGTGGAAGGCATAGCCCCCCCGTCTGTGTTGCATTGAATAACAGTGGGTCTCTGGTTTCTAGCGAGTCTCGCTAGCCGCCGGCGTCAGTGCAGCCGTACACCGTCGTCGGTCATGAATGCTAGTTTTTTGTCGCGACGGTCGTGGAAAGCCCCGTCGGGCGGGACGCCTGCAACCTTGAGCGGACCTTGCTGATGGTAGAGCTGAATTTCTCTACCGCAGCCGGTCTCTGCACTTCGTTGGTATTCGACAGCTTCAGCCACGTGCTCGCCCTCTCACACTAACTTAAGCAAAGCTAGTCGGTGGATCGGCCTGAATTTAAAGCTGTGGCGGGATCTGCTAATCAGCCCCTGCACGGCGTTTGCTAGCGCACAGCAGGTTTAAAAGCTGGACTCTTCCATTCAAGCAGAGAGCACGATTGTGTCTTTCGTGCTTGCGCAAATGGAAGGACATTCGGATGGTAATGAAAGACATCCATTTAGCagtgcggcctcgcctgtAGGACGTGAATTCGTCGACACAGTTCCACAAAAGGATCTGAGTCGTTGTTGTCTACCATCCAACGTGTGTGAGCTACTCGTTGTTCGCCATGGCTTGACGGAATACAACAAGCTTCATAGGCTCCAGGTGCGTGCATATGTCTACCTATGTATCTAGCTAAGGTCTCTGGGTGATACTGGTGAGCCTCGGGTTGTCTCATCTCGATAAATTGTCCGTCGTTACACCACAGGGCCAACTAGACATCCCGTTGAACGACGAAGGAAGAGAGCAATGCAGGGCATGCGGAAGAGAGGTGAAGTAAGACAAGACAGGGATGGGCGCGAGTGACGCTAACGGCGTTGCTTGGAGGTTTACCATCGTGTGCCTCATGGTGgagtgctgctgcgccctgTGTAGGCGAATGTTCGCGAACCCGGCCACAGGTGAAATTGACGTCGACGTGGTTTATTCAAGTCCCTTGAGTCGAACCGCAGAATCAACGGAAATGTAAGAGCTCTTAGGCAGCAACCAacgacgccgcagcgttCGGCGGAGCTTACGCGTGTTTTGCCAAACAACTGTTCAATTACCCTCCCGCGCGCACTGTGCGTATGCCTGTTGGATGCCTTGTTTGATAGAATATGCAGGGAATCTGGTATATTAAGCTCTCGAATTCGTCACGACCCCAGGATCATGGAGTGGAACGCAGGCATCTTACAAGGTAAAAGCCGACGCGTGAGTGGTTGCTGGAGAGAACCGATGTTCGCCTGTAACAGCAGCCACACGGCACTTTCCCAAGTGTGGTTTGAACTGCAGGGTACTTACTTTCTGAAATACAAGAGAAGTTTCCGGCAGAGTGGGCCCTCTGGAGGAAGAAACGGTGAGCTTACGCGGCGGTCAGATTTACGACTAGTTTGAAGTCAGCACGTCGATTTTCGTCGAAGCGGTTCCCTGACGTTCTGTTTGGCGACTTTCCCCCCTCTCCAGAGACCCGGACTATATTTTTCCTGGAGGCGAGAGCCTGAGAATGAGGTACGTGACTATGTACAGTGGAGAGTTTCAGCGGCAGAGCGCTGCGTGAGTAAACCAGTTTTGATTGAGGTCGTCCGCTTGCATGAATATCTCCGTACTGCCATTGGCGTTAGTCTGCATATGTTCATTAGCATTTACATACGTGACTGTGCGGCACCTGTGACTAGAGCAGCACCAAGCATCTCTTGGCGAAGCATGATGACTGATCGTTGTTCAGTCACGTACGATGTACTTCAAGTTTCTATTGATCCCCAAATGCTACTGCATCCCACTGCTCTATTCACGTGGTCACAAAGCGCATATCGCAACGCACCGTCGTGGTGATTCGATGAGTGCTGGTTGTCTCGTGTGGGCTGGCTTCAGGTACGCTCGAGTAGCGTCATTTTTCTCAGAAATTGTTCGCAATCAACAGGGCAAACGCGTGTTGGTCGTCACGCATGGAGGTGTCTTGGACGAGCTATTCCGAATCATCAAGTGAGTTCACGGGAGGCCTGGACGTCCCTCAAGTTTGTAGTAGATGACGCTGCACTTCACGAGGTATGCTCATAATGCTCGGGAGTTGCGGCGCACCGTTATGCGGCAAGGCCTGTGGATGTGAGGTCCTGTGACTTCTGGGTTCTCAGAAGGGTGCCTCTGACTACATCAACGAATGCTCCGAAGCTGAACGCCGAAGTTCATGTTGTGCGCGCTGAACTGATGGCGGAAATGCAATCTTCGACCCGGCCTCTCTTGGACTCGACTCCAGCAGAAAATGGCTCTTTTTCCCAGGGAGAGGAAGCACGCGGTGACTGTCACGTACAATGGACGATCGTTCGCTGGGGCAAGGTTAAAGACCCTCAGAATATTCCAGCGGGAAGTTGCAGTGCACAAGTGCCAAACGCAATAGAATATGTCTGAGGATGACACTtccacgcgcagcagactgAAGTACAGAAATAACGCTGCGACGGCGCAAGGCCAGATATTACGGATCCCACATTTTGGTGGTGGCGGGGCGGCGGTCTTCTGTCTTTTCGGTAGTGACAGCAACGTTAGTCAGTAAACCTGGCTCGCCCAGGTCCCCCGGTATGAAGTAATTCAGGTGCTGTATTTCGtcatagctgtgatgttaaaCGGATCACTGGCGAGGCTGCAGGCTGTAAGTATTTTTGCAGCTATGTAATTATCAGGCAAGCTCAGCTGTCTACTGAGACTCATTCTCGATTTTAGAGGTATACCTTCAATCTCTCAATGGTTTGCGGTTGAGCAATCGAGTTTTgccccgccgccgtcccccctccccccccccccgctttCCCGTTTTCCGCTCGCCGCACTGGTACGCGGTGTACGGACAGAGCCGTGCTGCGGCGTCACGTGGTTGCCCGTTTTCGGATCGCGGATGCGCCTAAGGCTAAAGCTGATACACGGACAACTGGGAAGCCTGTGCCTTTATCAAGCATCGTAATGAAGCACTTACGTCTTCCCTTTTGCGTGGGCGCTGCCGTACTGGCAACCGCTGGAATCTGGGGGAAAAGCCAGGCAGCGGGCGGCAAGGACCTGCCGCCCGGCATCACCCAGCGACTCGCGACAGAAGCTCGCAACGACTGGGCAGATGGTGTGATGAAACTGTCGTTCAAGCAAGAGGAAACAGATGACATTGCAAGCAAGCAGGCCATGAGGATCTGCGGCGAAGGTAGCCGCACATGCTTGTTTAGCCAGAATGTTTCGTATTTGCACGCACTGCAGGACACCGTGGTCTGCTTGCAATGATTGTAGATAGTACCGATTCCGACGCAAGGATTTTGACCGCTGGGCAGTTAACCAACCAGCAGCTTCTGATCTACAGCGGAAACGTAAGGGGGGAAGGCTGCACGCAGCCTCTGTCGCGCACACCAACTTGGCTGTCAGGTAATAGAGGCAGAGTACAATCTAAAGGACATTGTGGTTCCAGTGGAGACAGTCAATGACAAGTGCTTTGCGATTCGTGCACAGAAAGCACTGGCGACCCTGTACTGCGCCCGGTATGCTGGTGTTTCCTAGCTGGTCGTGAATCTGCGCGCCCATGCTGTACCGGTTTCAGCGatacgcgccggcgcgatcAATGGCTCAATTACATTCATGAAGCCATTTTTTGCAAGAAGACTGGCGTTGTAAGCTCTGGCCTCCTCAGAAGGAGAGTAGAAAGATCATGCAGTGTTTGTACAGAAAGGAAGACTACCAGCCGAACCCGGAAAGGATGTGTAAGTTGACTCCTATTGCAGTCACCGTCCTGGAGTCTTGCAGACAGAGGGCCTACAGAGAGCAGATTGCCGTTGCTGTTGAGATTGTTCCCACTGAGGAACCGTCCGGGATCAACCTCCACCTGTAAGTGTACATTCGTAGCTCGATCTCTGATTCTGCCTGAGACCAACTTGGTCTTCCAGAGCTGACACTCCCGTGGGCAAGCCACGCATTGTCATTAATGGCCTCACAATTCAGGTTCGTGAACACTGCGAAAATGCAAACTTCTGTCTCGTCGAAAGCACCTGTTGCTGCAGGAAATGGAGGGACTACAACAGGTGAGGTCAATAATCCTTTCTCATCCAAAAACTCCTGCTGATGGTTTTCTTTTCAGCGTCGCGCTGTGTCAGAGTGAGCAGTCTTTAATGCGTCAGAAGTATGTGGCTGAACGCAGTTCCTTCTAGTGTGATCCCTCAGCCCCCACATCCGAGCATCTCGGACTTTCCTAACCCTCTTGCTGAAAATGATCCCGAAAGCCCCAACACGTTTAACTCGGAGGGGGAACCGAAGGGCGCGCAAGGTACATAGAGCTTCATAAAGCAAATAACACTGTGTTAACGTCGTGCTCGCTTCAGAGCTTGTCGCCATCCACGAGGCAATGGCTGAACAAAACGAGGTCCCTATCACTGATGAAAGGGTACCGAAGGCAGGCTACGCAGCCCATCGCATGGGTAGAGAATAATACGCATCCGACACAAATAAGCTCGGGCGTGGTGAAGTGTGTTCATGCTATGCACCGGAGGCATGTGGCACCAACGCGCCTGGTTTCCAACCAGGCCCTGCGTGAGACGGCGGTGTGCTTTTTGGGCACCTCCAAGCTTGCGCGGGACACATTTTGTACCGGCCCGTTTGCTTTAACGGTGTCGTACCGTCGCTGTGTTCGACATGTGCCCCGCCGTCACCAACCAGCATCCGACGCGTCTTAAACCGTGTTCAAAGTGGGACATTTGTTGCTCCACCGCTAGTCTTCAGCTCATGACAAGAACTGTAAGGTATCGGTGTTGTCTCAAATATATGAAGTCCACATGGCAACAAAGTTCACCGGGGGCCAACCAGTGACCTCGACTGTTCGTCCCACGATCCGTACGAATAGCACATTTCTCGGAGGACGATGCCAATATCGAAAAAAGGATGCTACAAACGTGGTTGTCCAGGAAGTGGCCGTCCTGCAGACGAGAGCCTATGGCGACTTGTAGAACTCTTCGAAAGGGAGAGACACCCCGTTATCATCTGCAGGGCCTTCACAGAAGCATGGTAAGCCTCTCACTACCGGTGCCTGCATCACGATCACGATCCCAGCGACACAAACCCAAGGGTTAACGGCCGCTACACCGGCGATGCGTTATGAACTCAGTGCTCTGCTGAAGACATGTGGACTTTTACGGGTTACCCTGGTTCTCGCTCCCCTCCGACTTTTCTTCATCTCTTTCCGagcgtttagggtttagggtccTTCTTGTCTTGCATCCCGCTGCCGCTATTTGCCGAACGGCAGTGCATGCTTCTTGAGTTTTGCTATGGGGCGGCGAGTGGCTTGCCAGCTCTCGATGCTGGCTGACTAGCGACTCCACGCAGTTGCGCGGACGGATGCCCCGGAAGGGGACGCGCCAACGTTCACGCGTAGCCGCGCGTGAGCATCATTCACAGAGCAACGACGGTGTACTGTGCATGTATTCGCTGGTATTTCTGTATTTGTAGTCCGTTCCCTCGCTCGTTTTCGTGGAGCACACATTCTCTCACGGCTTTTGACCTAATG
This window harbors:
- a CDS encoding phosphoglycerate mutase family protein (encoded by transcript BESB_038230), which encodes MEGHSDGNERHPFSSAASPVGREFVDTVPQKDLSRCCLPSNVCELLVVRHGLTEYNKLHRLQGQLDIPLNDEGREQCRACGREVKRMFANPATGEIDVDVVYSSPLSRTAESTEIICRESGILSSRIRHDPRIMEWNAGILQGYLLSEIQEKFPAEWALWRKKRDPDYIFPGGESLRMRYARVASFFSEIVRNQQGKRVLVVTHGGVLDELFRIIKRVPLTTSTNAPKLNAEVHVVRAELMAEMQSSTRPLLDSTPAENGSFSQGEEARGDCHVQWTIVRWGKVKDPQNIPAGSCSAQVPNAIEYV
- a CDS encoding rhoptry protein ROP18 (encoded by transcript BESB_038220), yielding MSEVTGSRRVLVRGPLVGRGAFSHVYLARDAETQEKFVLKVAIEEAKPTAATFDELHAEAEAYKLFPAVKTPQEAQERLRFMVPSDVVKIPSAPPYAYHGRKRSRIWALNYFLVMPKGDANLSQLLDAFLQDHSLSTDTGIGRVARLQLTSAVVRLVANLHDQGFVHADIKPQNMVVMKDGRMLLADFGFLRKHNSVEEPCGTLGYVAPELLSAGPVKFRYSADAWAVGATLFRIWCGQFPAKVYRRPWQLGPEDCMSRPPEPVVILMGQFLQKVERRRLHPLAAMRTPQFRQINEEVERALIEENQQDLSGISGGDGSMTDMAATRPRQFRQINEDVAGAPVEENQQDLSGISGGDGSMTDMAATRPRQFRQINEDVAGAPVEKNQQDLSGIPGGDGSMTDTGAIRPRQFRQINEDVAGAPVEESQQDLSGISVGDSSMSDIGAAGVWPKEFIGKKGTSRRRLSERSTDDGDSWLVWQRDSLPK
- a CDS encoding hypothetical protein (encoded by transcript BESB_038240); the encoded protein is MKHLRLPFCVGAAVLATAGIWGKSQAAGGKDLPPGITQRLATEARNDWADGVMKLSFKQEETDDIASKQAMRICGEGHRGLLAMIVDSTDSDARILTAGQLTNQQLLIYSGNVIEAEYNLKDIVVPVETVNDKCFAIRAQKALATLYCARDTRRRDQWLNYIHEAIFCKKTGVKGRLPAEPGKDVEQIAVAVEIVPTEEPSGINLHLVIPQPPHPSISDFPNPLAENDPESPNTFNSEGEPKGAQELVAIHEAMAEQNEVPITDERVPKAGYAAHRMGRE